The genomic DNA ATAGGCTTTCTAATATTGATTCCAGGTACTATATATAGAGAGTCTATACCGCCATATTCCCTTTGAACAAAGTTGAGGAGAGATCTCACATCTTCTATATTGGTTATATCAGCTTTATAACCTTTAACACTATAACCCTTGCTTAATAGCTCCTCAACCACATTCCTAAGCCCCTCACCATTTATATCGCTAGCAACCACTTTTCCACCTAGTTCCGCATATAGCTCAGCAATAGCTTTTCCAATACCACCTGCAGCACCAGTTACCAATGCAACCCTACCCTCAACAGAAAATAGATCTCTAGCCCTCATAGACAAACCCCCACTCTCTGGGTCTGTTCATACCGTGCAGCTTTTTCTAAACATACTCTTTACCATTGCTATATGAGCCTAAAGTATGTGGCAACATATATTTTCGAGGCTTTCACAATATCTGATATCTCTATATATTCATCAGGTGCGTGGGGTGTTCCGTAGCCTCCTGGGCCGTATGTTGCTGCCTCAAACCCCCTCTGCAGATAGTAGATCATATCTAGGCCGTTAAAGCAGACCACCTTATCAGGCCTCCTCCCCATAATCTCTTCCGATGAATCCTCTATCGCCTTGAATATCCTAGCATTCTCATTAGCCACAGCAGCGTTTTGGGCTAGGAGGAGCTTTACCTCTGCATCGATGCCCATAGATCTAGCTATGTTTTCAACAAAGCTCTTGATCTCGTTCCAGGCTTCCTCAACACTCTCCTCAACTATGAGCCTCCTATCAAGGCTGAATGTAACCTCTCCTGGAACCTGGTTTATCTTATCCCCTCCCCTTAGAAAGCCTCCTATCATGAGGGTTGCCTTTGAGGCCTCTTCATAGTCATATCTATATCTACTCCTCTTAGACTCGATCTTAGGTACTAGCTCGTCAAACATCTTAACAGCAAGGCGGGAGGCCTTCTCAAAAGCGTTAATACCGAGCCATGGAGCAGCTCCATGAGCAGTTCTACCTCTAACAGTTACAAGCCCCCTTATCCTGCCCTTCTGACCTATATAGATCCTCTCAAGCCCTGTAGGCTCAGCAATTATAACATATCTCCCCC from Sulfolobales archaeon includes the following:
- a CDS encoding M20 family metallopeptidase; this translates as MVNIEISKLKDQAAQIIDREINSILKFLTDMISIPTISPEGDHYLEFSKLASEFLSSYGISSEIRQIPLEYTDPRLPEVGRGKPRYVVIARIGDPDRMLIHFNGHYDVVSGGPGWRVTEPFKPRVIDGRVYGRGSSDMKGGIASIALSMVALLKPIEAMGYGVEAFLVPDEEIGGETGTQYVVENNMVRGRYVIIAEPTGLERIYIGQKGRIRGLVTVRGRTAHGAAPWLGINAFEKASRLAVKMFDELVPKIESKRSRYRYDYEEASKATLMIGGFLRGGDKINQVPGEVTFSLDRRLIVEESVEEAWNEIKSFVENIARSMGIDAEVKLLLAQNAAVANENARIFKAIEDSSEEIMGRRPDKVVCFNGLDMIYYLQRGFEAATYGPGGYGTPHAPDEYIEISDIVKASKIYVATYFRLI